One segment of Paenibacillus sp. FSL R7-0337 DNA contains the following:
- a CDS encoding MFS transporter codes for MQKRSYYGLLSTVSLSAFGDAFGLLAMEWLVYDLTGSKVAMGALALSSMIPELVLRLLGSPLSDRLPRAAFMACLAVLRLLALLLPLGMGLAGHLQLWQLFAAASLSGACSALFLPTAMAVIPEIAGTGKLMRAFAIIDGCKGAAVLLGPALAGILTAASGALPALGVNAVCYMAAIAMLLWLPRMGKPAGTPAAAISISGYLREVAEGFSFYRRFPAMLTIMMMAAVSNLSSTAIWTMMVPYVREVLHRDAAAVGTLSTVSALGYLAGLGVISIMGEIKQRRAVMLGSLGLSGIVTMLWGFIPSYAFALFAVFAAGLMGPFFSSLSSSLHGRLVPGPLQGRVNSVRFLIGGSLSPIGALAAGTVAELYGVPVLLLAAGLLPVLYAGVALRLPGLKMLDGDLSVLEQRDRQRQEAALTGNVSM; via the coding sequence TTGCAGAAACGGAGCTATTACGGATTGTTATCCACGGTTTCACTCAGCGCGTTCGGCGATGCCTTTGGGCTGCTGGCTATGGAGTGGCTGGTCTATGACCTGACTGGCTCCAAGGTAGCCATGGGGGCGCTTGCGCTCAGCTCCATGATTCCCGAGCTAGTGCTGCGCCTGCTCGGCTCGCCGCTGTCCGACCGGCTGCCCCGCGCAGCGTTCATGGCCTGCCTCGCCGTGCTGCGGCTGCTGGCGCTCCTGCTTCCGCTCGGCATGGGACTCGCCGGCCATCTCCAGCTCTGGCAGCTGTTCGCTGCCGCCAGTCTTAGCGGTGCCTGCTCCGCGCTGTTCCTGCCGACGGCCATGGCCGTCATCCCCGAAATCGCCGGGACCGGCAAGCTGATGCGCGCCTTCGCCATCATTGACGGCTGCAAGGGCGCTGCCGTGCTGCTCGGCCCGGCGCTTGCCGGCATCCTGACCGCAGCCAGCGGTGCCTTGCCGGCGCTCGGGGTCAACGCCGTCTGTTATATGGCTGCGATTGCCATGCTGCTGTGGCTGCCCCGGATGGGCAAGCCGGCCGGAACGCCTGCCGCTGCCATCTCCATATCCGGCTATCTGCGGGAGGTGGCCGAAGGCTTCTCGTTCTACCGGCGGTTCCCCGCTATGCTGACGATCATGATGATGGCTGCCGTAAGCAATCTTAGCTCCACAGCTATATGGACGATGATGGTCCCTTATGTCCGTGAGGTGCTGCACCGCGATGCAGCGGCTGTAGGCACACTGTCCACAGTGTCTGCGCTTGGCTACCTCGCCGGGCTCGGGGTCATCTCCATCATGGGCGAGATTAAGCAGCGGCGCGCTGTCATGCTGGGCAGCCTGGGCTTGTCGGGCATCGTCACCATGCTGTGGGGCTTCATCCCCAGCTATGCCTTCGCCCTATTCGCCGTATTCGCCGCCGGGCTGATGGGGCCCTTCTTCAGCTCCTTAAGCTCCTCTCTGCACGGGCGGCTCGTGCCCGGTCCGCTTCAGGGCCGGGTGAATTCGGTCCGCTTCCTGATTGGCGGGAGCCTGTCGCCGATTGGCGCCTTGGCCGCCGGTACGGTCGCCGAGCTGTACGGGGTTCCAGTGCTTTTGCTTGCCGCAGGCCTGCTTCCGGTGCTGTACGCCGGAGTAGCCCTACGCCTGCCTGGATTGAAGATGCTGGACGGCGACTTGTCTGTGCTGGAGCAGCGGGACCGCCAACGCCAGGAGGCTGCGCTGACGGGCAATGTCTCTATGTAG
- a CDS encoding S-layer homology domain-containing protein yields the protein MKLSSQCRKPLSLFLAAALLLTGIFPGMSTDSGTASAEPIIAADMVAATAATQAPPVTASPASGTKIGTGSKITLNTSVTASVYYSVYANKSTTAEVADQLYTAPITVHSDITSLKITAYASLPDSEKGPTSTFEYSVSPALAGLKINQIQGAGHISPYLDATVVDVKGIVTYIKDADSFYIQSAAADMDNDIKTSEAIQIYQKGKSSAVKPGDAVTVDGVVKEFGRSGQLSTTQITASQTTVVSSGNPLPAPTLLGTGGRLIPTAVIDDDGLNPAKFEPATDAIDFYESLEGMRLELAKPTTVGPAVYYASSSTFEIPVVTVNGTGNTTEVTSPAGGLVLTGADFNPQRLILSVKTAPVLTTGQQFLGNVTGILTYDYGKFLISTETDGLPDVSPSKLKREVTSLSPGDADKLNIASFNIENFSQHNDPAKITNVAKDIVLNLKTPDIVGLTEVQDNDGTGKGGTDARESYKALIAAIAAIDGGASNYGYTDIAPQNNQDGGVPDGNIRSGFLYNMNRVTLKPGTPGTATDAVSYAAGSGLSLNPGRIDPGNEAFKESRKPLAAEFLFGGKEIIVIANHFNSKSSDNYLFGSVQPPVFSTEVQRAKIAKVVGSFAEDVLQKNPEANLVVLGDLNDFQFSDTLNILKGSALTNLVNTLPLNERYSYNFQGNSQTLDHILVNNRLASASKLDIVHINADFADPGDYPKGTVSDADGIRISDHDPLLAQIDFGGADFNLRVLHTNDTHSHLENITKRTSAISSERTGNTVLLDAGDVFSGTLYFNQFKGQADIKFMNNIGYDAMTFGNHEFDMNKENPEILRNFVAAAKFPFASSNIDFTTKNSELADLYQEMTGILKTDESKSTAKDGHIYPSVIKDVYGEKIGIFGLTTEDTVGLASPGDKIIFKDHVESAKRTVHALEAQGINKIIAVTHLGYTVDQELAKAVPGIDIIVGGHSHTKIDNPPAPVVIAGTDKKVLIVQTGEYSQFLGELDVTFDKDGEVKAYQGKLLDVNLFGEDAAAKKILAPYDAELATVRSQVVGYSDVDLYTNRDIDGKSVRVVRKEETPIGNMIADSIAEKVTELMPNFVSKEDQSTIKGIVAIQNGGGIRAAIDKGDITMGEVLTTLPFNNSLAALKVTGAEIISSLENAVSGLESDQGRFAHVSGMKYTYDSTKKPEIIDSLTGKVTQAGERIISVEIKQANGSYLPIDPAGYYILSTNSFMAGGGDFYRALASAKADGRYYELGLPDFEVLLAYLKKHLQVTSSVEGRITDLKGAVPNPSPTTTPAPTTNPGGSNPGGTGGVTPTATPSATPAPSTGAAPQVTTFTAADLTAQFAALPAGTNELKLPLTASAGGAQAVLPGSVLVQQAAAQPDTVLTFISTGGASYSLPLSLINGTALAARLGTSDFTITVSLLQADTAILDSLNKAIAAQAGTITVAAHVIEFSISAQAGTTSVPLNTFGSTYVKRTITATGAVDAKGATGVAFDPATGKLSFVPSVFGSPADGHTEVTIKRNSNSYYTVVKSSKTFGDTTGHWAQSAIELLASKLVITGTSPAAFSPAQSITRAEFAALITRSLGLAPAAPGTPFKDISAGSWYTEAVQTAAAAGLITGYTDGSFKPGSPITRQEMAAVLSKAMKYTGKTLTSDPAVLAKFRDASSIPAWSRAAVAEIASAGIIQGTPDGAFAPAKLATRAEAATMLEKTLKSLQFIN from the coding sequence ATGAAACTTTCTTCACAATGCAGGAAGCCGCTCAGTCTATTCCTGGCGGCAGCATTGCTATTAACCGGGATCTTCCCGGGAATGTCCACAGACTCCGGGACGGCCTCGGCAGAGCCGATTATAGCAGCCGATATGGTTGCGGCCACTGCGGCCACCCAAGCTCCCCCCGTTACTGCATCCCCTGCCTCAGGCACTAAGATCGGTACAGGGTCAAAGATTACTTTAAACACCTCTGTAACGGCAAGCGTGTACTACAGCGTCTACGCCAACAAGAGTACTACAGCAGAAGTGGCAGACCAGTTGTATACTGCCCCAATCACCGTTCACTCCGATATTACCTCGCTTAAGATTACAGCTTATGCCTCATTACCCGATTCTGAGAAAGGTCCCACATCCACTTTTGAATACAGCGTCTCTCCTGCACTGGCAGGTCTGAAGATTAACCAGATTCAAGGCGCAGGACATATCTCACCTTACTTGGACGCAACGGTCGTTGACGTCAAAGGAATTGTTACCTACATCAAGGATGCGGACAGCTTCTATATCCAGTCTGCGGCCGCTGATATGGATAACGATATCAAGACCTCGGAAGCCATTCAAATCTATCAGAAGGGAAAAAGCAGTGCCGTTAAACCAGGCGATGCTGTCACGGTAGACGGCGTTGTCAAAGAATTCGGCCGCTCGGGACAGTTATCCACCACTCAGATTACAGCCAGCCAGACAACGGTTGTCAGCAGCGGCAATCCGCTTCCGGCCCCAACCCTGCTGGGCACCGGCGGACGCCTCATCCCAACGGCTGTAATCGACGATGACGGCCTGAACCCGGCTAAGTTCGAGCCCGCCACCGATGCCATCGACTTCTATGAGAGCCTGGAAGGCATGCGTCTGGAGCTTGCCAAGCCGACCACCGTGGGCCCTGCAGTCTACTATGCTTCCAGCAGTACTTTTGAAATCCCAGTGGTGACCGTCAACGGTACAGGCAACACGACTGAAGTGACTTCCCCTGCCGGTGGACTGGTATTGACGGGTGCCGACTTTAACCCGCAGCGCCTGATTCTCTCGGTGAAGACCGCTCCGGTACTCACTACAGGCCAACAATTCTTGGGCAATGTCACCGGTATTCTGACCTATGATTACGGCAAATTCCTGATTTCTACGGAAACAGACGGCCTGCCGGATGTCTCCCCAAGCAAGCTGAAGAGAGAAGTGACCTCGCTCTCCCCGGGAGATGCGGATAAGCTGAACATCGCTTCTTTTAACATTGAGAACTTCTCCCAGCACAATGATCCTGCCAAAATCACCAATGTCGCCAAAGATATTGTACTCAATCTCAAAACACCGGACATCGTTGGCCTGACAGAAGTGCAGGATAACGATGGAACCGGCAAAGGCGGAACGGATGCCAGAGAGAGCTACAAAGCGCTGATTGCTGCCATTGCTGCCATTGACGGCGGTGCATCTAACTATGGTTACACGGATATCGCACCGCAGAACAACCAGGATGGCGGCGTTCCAGACGGCAATATCCGCTCCGGCTTCCTATACAATATGAACCGCGTCACTCTGAAGCCGGGCACACCCGGTACAGCTACAGACGCTGTAAGCTATGCTGCCGGATCTGGCCTAAGCCTGAATCCGGGCCGCATTGATCCGGGCAATGAGGCCTTCAAGGAGTCGCGCAAGCCGCTGGCTGCCGAGTTCCTTTTCGGGGGCAAAGAAATCATCGTAATTGCTAATCACTTCAACTCCAAGAGCAGCGACAACTATCTGTTCGGTTCCGTTCAGCCTCCGGTCTTCTCGACTGAAGTTCAGCGGGCCAAGATCGCCAAGGTAGTAGGCAGCTTCGCTGAGGATGTGCTTCAGAAGAATCCTGAGGCCAATCTTGTCGTGCTTGGCGATCTGAATGACTTCCAGTTCTCAGACACGCTTAATATCCTCAAGGGCAGTGCGCTTACGAATCTTGTAAATACCCTGCCGCTGAATGAACGGTATTCCTACAACTTCCAGGGCAACTCCCAGACGCTGGATCATATCCTCGTCAATAACCGGCTGGCTTCTGCCAGCAAGCTTGATATCGTGCATATTAATGCCGATTTTGCAGATCCGGGAGATTATCCGAAGGGCACTGTATCGGATGCCGACGGCATCCGGATCAGTGACCATGATCCGCTGCTCGCACAGATTGATTTCGGCGGGGCAGATTTCAATCTGCGGGTCCTGCATACGAACGATACCCATAGCCATCTGGAGAATATCACCAAGCGGACCTCCGCCATCAGCAGCGAACGGACAGGCAATACGGTACTGCTGGATGCGGGTGACGTCTTCTCCGGAACCCTGTATTTCAACCAGTTCAAGGGTCAGGCAGACATCAAGTTCATGAATAATATCGGCTATGATGCGATGACCTTCGGCAATCATGAGTTTGACATGAACAAGGAGAATCCGGAAATCCTGCGGAATTTCGTGGCGGCGGCCAAGTTCCCTTTTGCCAGCTCCAACATTGATTTCACTACCAAGAATAGTGAGCTTGCTGATCTCTATCAAGAGATGACTGGTATTCTTAAGACGGATGAGTCCAAAAGTACTGCCAAAGACGGTCACATCTATCCTTCCGTCATCAAGGACGTATATGGAGAGAAGATCGGAATCTTCGGCTTGACGACTGAGGATACTGTAGGCCTCGCGTCTCCTGGTGATAAGATTATTTTCAAGGATCATGTAGAAAGCGCGAAGCGTACCGTCCATGCGCTTGAAGCCCAGGGCATCAACAAGATTATTGCCGTCACCCATCTGGGGTACACTGTGGATCAGGAGCTGGCCAAGGCCGTTCCGGGGATCGACATTATTGTCGGCGGACATTCCCATACGAAGATCGATAACCCGCCAGCCCCTGTGGTGATTGCAGGTACGGACAAGAAGGTCCTGATTGTGCAGACTGGTGAATACAGCCAGTTCCTGGGTGAGCTTGACGTTACCTTCGATAAGGATGGCGAGGTCAAGGCTTATCAGGGCAAATTGCTGGATGTCAATCTGTTCGGTGAAGATGCTGCTGCCAAAAAAATTCTTGCCCCGTACGATGCCGAACTGGCAACGGTTCGAAGCCAGGTTGTAGGCTACTCGGACGTTGACCTTTACACCAACCGCGACATTGACGGGAAATCTGTCCGCGTGGTGCGTAAGGAAGAGACGCCAATCGGCAATATGATTGCTGACAGTATTGCGGAGAAAGTAACCGAGCTAATGCCTAACTTCGTATCCAAGGAGGACCAAAGTACGATCAAAGGCATCGTCGCCATCCAGAACGGCGGAGGCATTCGTGCAGCGATTGACAAGGGCGATATTACGATGGGTGAGGTGTTGACCACACTCCCATTCAATAACAGTCTGGCAGCCCTGAAGGTTACCGGCGCAGAGATCATCTCCTCCCTGGAGAACGCAGTCAGCGGGCTGGAGTCCGATCAGGGACGTTTCGCCCATGTCTCGGGGATGAAATACACGTATGACTCTACCAAGAAGCCGGAGATTATCGATTCATTAACCGGCAAGGTCACGCAAGCGGGAGAACGCATAATCTCCGTTGAAATCAAACAGGCGAACGGGTCTTATCTGCCGATTGATCCGGCAGGCTATTATATTCTGTCTACGAATTCCTTCATGGCAGGCGGCGGGGACTTCTACCGTGCACTGGCCTCAGCCAAGGCGGACGGACGTTATTACGAGCTGGGTCTTCCTGACTTCGAAGTTCTGCTGGCCTATCTGAAGAAGCACCTCCAGGTGACTTCCAGCGTTGAAGGACGGATCACCGATCTGAAGGGCGCCGTTCCAAACCCAAGTCCGACTACAACACCAGCACCAACCACCAATCCGGGCGGATCTAATCCGGGTGGAACCGGGGGAGTGACTCCTACAGCAACGCCATCGGCCACCCCTGCTCCAAGCACGGGAGCAGCGCCGCAGGTTACCACGTTTACTGCAGCGGATCTCACCGCTCAGTTTGCAGCCTTGCCCGCCGGTACTAATGAGCTGAAGCTCCCGCTCACGGCTTCAGCAGGCGGCGCGCAGGCTGTGCTGCCAGGCAGTGTGCTGGTGCAGCAGGCGGCGGCACAACCCGACACAGTGTTGACCTTCATCTCTACCGGCGGTGCTTCCTACTCCCTGCCGCTGAGTCTAATTAACGGAACGGCTCTGGCCGCACGGCTTGGCACCAGTGATTTCACAATTACTGTCTCATTGCTTCAGGCAGATACCGCTATACTGGACAGCCTGAACAAGGCCATCGCCGCGCAGGCAGGTACGATCACTGTTGCTGCGCACGTCATTGAATTCAGCATCAGTGCCCAGGCAGGTACCACCAGCGTTCCGCTGAACACCTTCGGCAGCACTTATGTGAAGCGGACAATCACAGCCACTGGTGCAGTTGATGCTAAGGGTGCGACTGGTGTCGCCTTTGACCCGGCCACAGGTAAGCTATCCTTCGTGCCTTCGGTCTTTGGTAGTCCGGCAGACGGACATACGGAAGTAACGATTAAGCGCAACAGCAACAGCTATTATACTGTGGTGAAGTCGTCCAAGACCTTCGGTGACACTACCGGGCACTGGGCACAATCCGCCATTGAACTGCTGGCCTCGAAGCTGGTGATTACCGGCACCAGCCCCGCCGCTTTCTCGCCTGCACAGTCCATAACACGGGCAGAGTTCGCAGCGTTGATTACCCGTTCCCTGGGCCTTGCCCCGGCTGCTCCGGGAACCCCCTTCAAGGATATTAGCGCAGGCTCCTGGTACACAGAAGCTGTACAGACAGCCGCTGCCGCAGGTCTGATTACCGGATACACGGACGGCAGCTTCAAGCCGGGCAGTCCGATTACCCGGCAGGAGATGGCAGCCGTTCTGTCCAAAGCCATGAAATACACCGGCAAGACCCTGACGTCTGATCCGGCTGTACTGGCTAAATTCCGCGATGCCTCAAGCATCCCGGCCTGGTCCAGAGCAGCGGTAGCAGAGATCGCCTCAGCAGGCATCATTCAGGGAACCCCTGATGGTGCGTTCGCTCCGGCGAAGCTGGCTACCCGTGCAGAAGCAGCTACGATGCTGGAGAAGACCTTGAAGTCGCTGCAATTCATTAACTAA
- a CDS encoding histidine phosphatase family protein — MTTTVYITRHGQTEWNVQKRMQGHQDSPLTPLGVQQAEWLGKSLQDVHLDAVYASSSPRALRTAEIIRGEREIPLTAYDEFREINLGIWEGREAGELEEQYPEQHQLFWGDPALFSIQGGETFAAVQERALGKLRELIDRHEGGTILIATHTVVVKVLMAYFEGRSMEKLWDLPYIHPTCLCRIDITNGVPEIVLHGDTSHYVTAHGELES; from the coding sequence ATGACTACTACAGTGTATATTACAAGACACGGGCAGACGGAATGGAATGTGCAGAAGCGGATGCAGGGTCATCAGGATTCGCCGCTTACGCCGCTGGGCGTCCAGCAGGCGGAATGGCTGGGCAAGAGCCTGCAGGATGTCCATCTGGACGCGGTTTATGCCAGCTCCAGCCCCCGGGCGCTGCGGACGGCAGAGATTATCCGGGGGGAGCGGGAGATTCCGCTTACCGCCTATGATGAATTCAGAGAGATTAACCTCGGCATCTGGGAAGGCCGGGAGGCCGGTGAGCTGGAGGAGCAGTACCCGGAGCAGCACCAGCTGTTCTGGGGTGATCCGGCGCTGTTCAGTATCCAGGGCGGCGAGACCTTCGCCGCCGTGCAGGAGCGTGCGCTCGGCAAGCTGCGTGAACTTATCGACCGGCATGAAGGCGGCACGATACTTATTGCCACCCATACAGTAGTGGTGAAGGTGCTGATGGCTTATTTTGAAGGCCGGTCCATGGAGAAGCTGTGGGATCTGCCCTACATCCACCCTACCTGCCTTTGCAGAATTGATATTACTAACGGCGTGCCGGAGATTGTGCTGCACGGGGATACCAGCCATTATGTGACTGCTCATGGCGAGCTGGAGTCCTGA
- a CDS encoding response regulator → MINLMIVDDERMIRQGLKVMIEREYPSVYNISMAGNGAEALEQYKRERQDVIITDIRMPIMDGITLLARLSAEAGAGGAPAVIILSGHDDFEYAKSAIRYRVKDYLLKPIRREELFEILERIAKEGAERESSSHKQLQEAEGYRRELRAARLRSLLMQQEGEVSAAQQEELAGLALPFTVGVLNYYHSDGTRMKPGEVQGLLEQLGGPLEHKFTEILTDGDGKLVLVGEGENFLELARKAESKELTRLLLGISRESRSAEQFRACYLEACRALQYTFLSPQASFVDYTDIQAGRLSFPLPEEELRKLLNMLGTGREKEIKALLGVVFQTEHLLRLDLSYLENVGRSMNERVLDEVFRTHGEASVEVLKLYRQVGNLHNFRHFHDYYRALEHLLLSVNDYIIGIKSAHTEHADMEEALAYIEANYARPLNMAMVSNYVSLNYSYFSEAFKAYTGESFVLYLKKVRIRHAKELLADNRVKLASVSESVGFENSKQFARVFKELEGISPGEYRAKLLMGRYPGQAEDKES, encoded by the coding sequence ATGATAAATCTGATGATTGTGGATGATGAGAGAATGATCCGTCAAGGTCTGAAGGTGATGATCGAACGGGAATATCCGTCGGTCTACAATATATCGATGGCGGGAAATGGTGCAGAGGCACTGGAGCAGTATAAGCGGGAGCGGCAGGATGTGATTATCACCGATATCCGGATGCCGATCATGGACGGGATTACGCTGCTGGCGCGGCTGTCTGCGGAAGCAGGGGCGGGCGGAGCTCCGGCTGTGATTATTCTCAGCGGCCATGATGATTTCGAATATGCCAAAAGCGCGATCCGCTACCGCGTTAAGGATTATCTGCTGAAGCCGATCCGCCGCGAGGAGCTGTTCGAGATTCTCGAACGCATAGCCAAGGAAGGGGCGGAGCGGGAATCCAGCAGCCACAAGCAGCTGCAGGAAGCAGAGGGCTACCGCCGCGAGCTGCGGGCGGCCCGTCTGCGCAGCCTCCTGATGCAGCAGGAGGGCGAGGTATCGGCGGCCCAGCAGGAGGAGCTTGCGGGGCTGGCGCTGCCTTTTACAGTAGGGGTGCTGAACTATTATCACAGTGACGGTACACGGATGAAGCCTGGAGAGGTGCAGGGGCTGCTGGAGCAGCTGGGCGGACCGCTGGAGCACAAATTCACGGAGATCCTGACGGACGGGGACGGGAAGCTGGTGCTTGTCGGAGAGGGGGAGAACTTCCTGGAGCTGGCGAGGAAGGCCGAGTCCAAGGAGCTAACGCGGCTGCTGCTCGGAATCAGCAGGGAGAGCCGCAGCGCCGAGCAGTTCCGCGCCTGTTATCTGGAGGCTTGCCGGGCGCTGCAATATACCTTCCTGTCGCCGCAGGCCAGCTTCGTGGACTATACCGATATTCAGGCTGGGCGGCTGAGCTTCCCGCTCCCCGAGGAGGAGCTGCGTAAGCTGCTTAATATGCTGGGCACTGGGCGGGAGAAGGAGATCAAGGCGTTGCTTGGTGTTGTTTTTCAGACGGAGCATCTGCTGAGGCTGGATCTGAGTTACCTGGAGAATGTAGGGCGGAGTATGAATGAACGTGTACTGGATGAGGTGTTCCGTACCCATGGAGAAGCTTCGGTGGAGGTGCTGAAGCTCTACCGCCAAGTGGGCAACCTGCATAATTTCCGCCATTTCCACGACTATTACCGTGCGCTTGAGCATCTGCTTCTGAGCGTTAACGATTATATTATAGGCATCAAATCCGCCCACACCGAGCATGCCGATATGGAGGAAGCGCTGGCTTATATCGAAGCGAACTATGCCCGCCCGCTGAACATGGCGATGGTCAGTAATTATGTGTCCCTCAACTATTCTTATTTCAGTGAGGCATTCAAGGCCTACACCGGGGAGAGCTTCGTGCTGTATCTCAAAAAAGTCCGCATCCGCCACGCCAAAGAGCTGCTGGCCGATAACCGGGTCAAGCTGGCCTCCGTCTCCGAGTCCGTCGGTTTCGAGAACAGTAAGCAGTTCGCACGGGTATTCAAGGAACTGGAGGGCATCTCTCCCGGGGAGTACCGGGCGAAGCTGCTGATGGGGCGTTATCCCGGCCAGGCTGAGGATAAGGAGTCTTAG
- a CDS encoding AAC(3) family N-acetyltransferase, with protein MEEIQGTLITTDRLAADFRRLGVQEGMTLLMHSSFKSLGQWVAGGPVAVILALEQVLGGEGTLVMPTQSSDLTDPSGWSRPPVPEAWWPGIREHMPAYDPDLTPIRGMGIIPDCFRKQRGVRRSSHPIDSFAAWGKNRDVIIDGHGLEYAFGERSPLARIYELGGSVLLLGVDHGNNTSLHLAEYRADYAGKQEVIAGAPMLVDGARQWVEFSDYNWNSDDFAQLGADFDKETGRIAKDFIAASAAQLVPQREIVDYGVKWLERCRR; from the coding sequence ATGGAAGAGATCCAAGGAACACTGATTACGACAGATAGACTTGCCGCCGATTTCCGGCGGCTGGGTGTGCAGGAGGGAATGACGCTGCTGATGCATTCCTCCTTCAAGTCACTCGGGCAGTGGGTGGCAGGCGGACCCGTTGCCGTGATCCTCGCGCTGGAGCAGGTGCTGGGCGGGGAAGGAACACTGGTGATGCCGACGCAATCCTCGGATCTGACCGATCCGTCAGGCTGGAGCAGACCGCCGGTGCCGGAGGCCTGGTGGCCGGGCATCCGCGAGCATATGCCGGCGTACGACCCGGACCTCACGCCGATTCGCGGCATGGGGATTATCCCGGACTGCTTCCGCAAGCAGCGGGGGGTGCGGCGCAGCAGTCATCCGATTGATTCTTTTGCCGCCTGGGGGAAGAACCGGGATGTCATTATTGACGGCCATGGCCTGGAATATGCCTTCGGAGAGCGGTCGCCGCTGGCCCGGATCTATGAGCTAGGTGGAAGCGTGCTGCTGCTGGGCGTGGACCATGGGAACAACACCTCGCTGCATCTGGCGGAGTACCGGGCGGATTATGCCGGGAAGCAGGAAGTGATCGCAGGCGCTCCGATGCTGGTGGACGGTGCCCGGCAATGGGTGGAGTTCAGTGATTACAACTGGAATTCGGATGATTTCGCTCAGCTTGGCGCGGACTTTGACAAGGAGACCGGGCGGATTGCCAAGGACTTCATTGCAGCATCTGCGGCGCAGCTGGTCCCGCAGCGGGAGATAGTCGATTATGGGGTGAAGTGGCTGGAGCGCTGCCGCAGGTAA
- a CDS encoding winged helix-turn-helix domain-containing protein: MDYKVTVDFAPIYECITSLNAFIGKQNHTAMDAGTPWVRQVQTQFAPVMLQRMKEVLKLTDNFSLSPFIWSCPGERTAEEFLHWFEELSPGELYNIAGRFGQSVPANLAGLRDAAAEVIRVWNDSYFSSIDPAIIEGLRQEAEVRAAMLDGTNDMALYEAATGGMRLYPSETLKQVIITPQYHARPLVISSQYDEFVFTSYSCDALPPGEGRPAAALLRLTRALSDETRLFILRQLTGRQMNFTEIVKAVQLSKSTIHYHLIALRAAGLVIVHTSGKSVSYSLRLEALDDLPGQIENYLKG, encoded by the coding sequence ATGGATTATAAAGTAACTGTAGACTTCGCGCCTATCTATGAATGCATTACCAGCCTGAACGCTTTTATCGGCAAGCAAAATCATACCGCTATGGATGCCGGGACCCCCTGGGTCCGCCAGGTTCAGACACAGTTCGCCCCTGTCATGCTCCAGCGTATGAAGGAAGTGCTGAAGCTCACCGATAATTTCAGTCTCTCCCCCTTCATCTGGAGCTGTCCCGGAGAGCGTACGGCGGAGGAATTCCTGCATTGGTTCGAAGAGCTGTCTCCGGGGGAACTCTACAACATTGCCGGACGGTTCGGACAGAGTGTGCCTGCGAATCTTGCCGGGCTGCGGGATGCGGCGGCTGAAGTGATCCGCGTGTGGAATGACAGCTATTTCAGCAGCATTGATCCGGCCATTATAGAAGGACTGCGGCAGGAGGCCGAAGTACGGGCAGCGATGCTGGACGGCACGAATGATATGGCTCTATATGAGGCAGCTACCGGAGGGATGCGGCTCTATCCGTCGGAGACGCTGAAGCAGGTTATTATCACTCCGCAGTATCATGCCCGTCCGCTGGTCATCTCTTCTCAATATGATGAATTTGTGTTCACCAGCTACTCCTGCGATGCGCTCCCTCCGGGAGAAGGACGTCCTGCTGCCGCTCTCCTGCGGCTCACCCGGGCATTGTCGGATGAGACCCGGCTGTTCATTCTCCGGCAGCTTACCGGACGGCAGATGAATTTCACGGAGATTGTGAAGGCGGTCCAGCTGTCCAAAAGCACGATTCACTACCACCTGATCGCGCTGCGCGCAGCAGGTCTGGTCATCGTTCACACCAGCGGCAAAAGTGTCTCCTACAGCCTGCGGCTGGAGGCGCTGGACGATCTGCCCGGGCAAATTGAGAATTATCTGAAGGGGTGA